DNA sequence from the Clostridia bacterium genome:
GGCATATTACCAACTCCGTTTCCCGCCGCCAGTCAGCCTGGCTAAAGCTATAGATTATCTAGGCAACCCCCTCAACATTTTATTCCATTATTTAAGTCATGGCAAATTGAAGCACCACCTACAAATTTTCCCCGTATTAGCCTGGTTTTAGCTTCGAATCCTAAAATCAAAGGCAACCAAACCGCTGGGAGGTCAACATCGATGAACTGGGATAGCGTAGAACGATTTATCACCAAATTAATTAACAAAAGATACGCTGTTCCTGCTCTTATCCTTGGAGTAGTAGTCCTGATCTTGGGAGCCCTTACCTTCCGGCAGCCGCCCGGCAAGCCCTTAGCCCCACCCAGCCCTGAGTTGATTGGCTTTTATGAAAAAGGTTTTGGCACCACCGATCCCGGTTGGCCATCCCTTCAATCCCACTATCGGTATTTTGGCACGGTGTGTCCCTTCTGGTATTCTCTGCACGCCTCCGGGGATATCGAAACCATTCGCTTGGAACCACACGTCCGCGATTTCTTGATGAGCCAAAAGGGGCTTAAGGTTATCCCCTTGATTAATAACGCCGATGGTAACGACAAGATGTTAACCGATCCAGAGGTACGAAAAAGGGCAATCAAAAATATAACTGACTTGGTGGTAAACAACAAATACCATGGCATCAATATAGACTTTCAGGGCATCCCCGCTAAGGACAAGGATAATTATACCGCCTTTGTAAAGGAGCTGGCCGCCAGCCTTCATCCCAAAGGAAAAATGGTAACCTTGTCAGTATTTCCCAAGGTGGATGTGTCCCATGACGTCAGCGGGGCTTTCGATTACAAGGCTTTGGCCCAGTATGTCGACTGGATGGCCATGATGACCTATGACAATCACTCCGAGACTAGTGGCCCCGGTTCCGTAGCCCCCATCGATTGGGTAGAGCGCAACATTAAGTACGCGCTCTCCCAAGGGGTGCCAAGGGAGAAGCTGGTGATGACCGTGGCCTCCTACGGCTACGACTGGCCAGTGGGCAAGGGCAAAGCTATCAATGCCGGGATCAAAGACTTGCATGAACGAGCCCGAGAGCGGGGCGCCAGCATAAGATGGGATGACAGTAGTCAATCCTCCTTCTTTCGCTATACTGCCAATGATGGAAGCAAGCGAGAAGTATGGTTCGAAGACGGAAAGGCAGCTGCTGCCAAGGCTGCCCTGGCAAGAAAATATGGACTACGAGGTGTAGCAGTCTGGCGCCTGGGATTTGAAGATCCAGCGTACTTCCACACTGTGGTTGAAAGACTGAGGAGCTAAGAAGAGTTCCGCCCCTCCATTCGCTTGGAGCCAGCAACTTTAAGTTGCCGGCACCAACTAGGCCCAACCGTGAAGCTACCATCGTATCTAGCCTGAACCGGGTGAGAATCTCCAGCCGGCGAAAGCCTACCAAGAGCTTGACATTTGTACTAAGACAAAGTACAATTTAAGTACGTTGTATTAATACAATTTAAGATAGCCTTAGGCGTAGGAGCGTAAACCATGGTCTGGTTTCGGATCGACCCGGACAAAAACGTTCCTCTCTACCAACAAGTAACCCAGGAGATCAAGAAAGCTATTCGGTCTGGGGCTTTGGAGCCGGGTGAACGGCTTCCAACGGTGCGGCAGCTAGCCTCAGAGCTAGCTATTAACCCCAATACTGTGGCCCGGGCCTATTTGGAGCTGGAAAGGGACGGCTGGATCACTACCGCCCGCGGGGCAGGAACCTTCGTAACCACCAGCAAAAATAGCCAACCCATCTCAGAGGAGCCCTCCGGCCAGCCACTGCAAAACCTGCGCCTCCTCTTGCGACAAGCTGCGATCTTGGCCCAACAACTGGGGGTAAGTCAAGAACTGGCTATTGCCATCTTGCGGGAGGAATGGAAAAATGAACGCCGTTGAGATCAAGGGGTTGAGCAAGATCTTCCGGATCCGGCACCGGGAGGTCGTAGCAGTAGATGGGATTAATCTGGAGGTGCCGGCCGGTTCCGTGTTGGGGTTACTCGGCCCCAACGGCGCCGGTAAGACAACCACGTTGAAAATGCTGCTCGGCCTTACCCGACCTACCCGGGGCGAGGTTTGGGTATTAGGGAAGAATGTACTAACAGAAGGGGCCAGGTTCAAAGAAAGGATCGGCTACGTAGCTGAAAATCCAGCATTCTATCCGGCCATGACCGCCAAGCACCTAGCCGAATTCAACCGCCAGCTTTATCCCAACTGGGATCAGCAAGCGTTCCTAGCTCGCGCCTCCCAGCTCGACCTTCCTCTAGAGACCCCCTCAGCTAAACTCTCCAAGGGGCAAAGGGCCATTCTGGCCCTAGTGCTGGCCCTGGCCCAAAGGCCAGACCTGCTTATTCTAGATGAGCCCACCGCCGGCTTTGACCCGGTAGCCCGCCGCCAATTCTTGAGCATTTTGATGGAAGAAGTCGCCGACCGGGGATGCACGGTAATCCTTTCTTCCCATGACATTGATGAAGTTGAACGAGCCGCAGAGTCAGTAGCTATAATGGTAGCTGGGAAGATCCCGGTAACCAAGACCATCGAGGAATTGCGAGCCAGCGAGAAAAAGGTGCGGGTAGCCTTTCAATCTGAACCCCCGGCGGAACTCCTTCGCCACCCATGCATTCGCAGCATTGAGCAGGAAGGCCGACGCTATGTATTCACCGTCTCGGGAGAGCTGGAAGATTTCTTGGAAAAACTAGCCACAGTGCCCCAGTTTGCCATGGAAGTAGTGGACCTAAACCTGGAAGAGATCTTTCTTGGGTATGCCAACGCTCCCAGGCGCTCGAAGGAGAGTGAGTGAAATGCGGAACCGGTTTTGGGCCCTGACCAAGAAGGAGTTTTCCTCAGCTTGGCTAAAAGGACTGATCTGTCTGGCCATAGCTCTGGTTACCGGTATAACCTTACCCTATGCCTTTCACTGGTTAGGCGGGTTGTACTTGCCCAGCCAACTACCCGGTAGCCTCCGTCAGGCCTTGGATGCCCAGCTCCAAAACTACACTCTCTTCCTTTGGAGCAATTGGTACGGGAAAAACTTGCTCCAGTATATGCTGGTATTTGCCTTAATCTTTGGTGCTCCGAGCCTAGCGTCCGAGGCCGCCACCGGTAGCATTGGCTATACCCTGTCCAGGCCATTTAGCCGCAAACAGGTCCTGGGCGCCAAATTCTTGGCCAGCGGGGCTTGGCTGAGTTTGATTGCCGTCATTTCCACGTTGGGCTTGGGAGTTGCTACCTGGCTTTATCACCAACCAGTTGGGTGGGGACTCATCCTCCGAGGCTTGCCAGGTACCCTGGCCGGGACGTTACTAGCCTTGGCCATCAGCTTTGCTTTCTCGGCTGTAGTCGATGATTCCATCAAAGCAGCAATATTTAGCCTGGCGGTCC
Encoded proteins:
- a CDS encoding glycoside hydrolase family 18, producing the protein MNWDSVERFITKLINKRYAVPALILGVVVLILGALTFRQPPGKPLAPPSPELIGFYEKGFGTTDPGWPSLQSHYRYFGTVCPFWYSLHASGDIETIRLEPHVRDFLMSQKGLKVIPLINNADGNDKMLTDPEVRKRAIKNITDLVVNNKYHGINIDFQGIPAKDKDNYTAFVKELAASLHPKGKMVTLSVFPKVDVSHDVSGAFDYKALAQYVDWMAMMTYDNHSETSGPGSVAPIDWVERNIKYALSQGVPREKLVMTVASYGYDWPVGKGKAINAGIKDLHERARERGASIRWDDSSQSSFFRYTANDGSKREVWFEDGKAAAAKAALARKYGLRGVAVWRLGFEDPAYFHTVVERLRS
- a CDS encoding ABC transporter permease subunit, which encodes MRNRFWALTKKEFSSAWLKGLICLAIALVTGITLPYAFHWLGGLYLPSQLPGSLRQALDAQLQNYTLFLWSNWYGKNLLQYMLVFALIFGAPSLASEAATGSIGYTLSRPFSRKQVLGAKFLASGAWLSLIAVISTLGLGVATWLYHQPVGWGLILRGLPGTLAGTLLALAISFAFSAVVDDSIKAAIFSLAVLAALGWPAFVPGWARFSYLTYMAAAGPFAVPLWVWWGTGAVAASVVLLYLLALKLFVGRDY
- a CDS encoding GntR family transcriptional regulator, translated to MVWFRIDPDKNVPLYQQVTQEIKKAIRSGALEPGERLPTVRQLASELAINPNTVARAYLELERDGWITTARGAGTFVTTSKNSQPISEEPSGQPLQNLRLLLRQAAILAQQLGVSQELAIAILREEWKNERR
- a CDS encoding ABC transporter ATP-binding protein encodes the protein MNAVEIKGLSKIFRIRHREVVAVDGINLEVPAGSVLGLLGPNGAGKTTTLKMLLGLTRPTRGEVWVLGKNVLTEGARFKERIGYVAENPAFYPAMTAKHLAEFNRQLYPNWDQQAFLARASQLDLPLETPSAKLSKGQRAILALVLALAQRPDLLILDEPTAGFDPVARRQFLSILMEEVADRGCTVILSSHDIDEVERAAESVAIMVAGKIPVTKTIEELRASEKKVRVAFQSEPPAELLRHPCIRSIEQEGRRYVFTVSGELEDFLEKLATVPQFAMEVVDLNLEEIFLGYANAPRRSKESE